In Fuerstiella sp., the following are encoded in one genomic region:
- a CDS encoding Gfo/Idh/MocA family oxidoreductase, with amino-acid sequence MDRRTFLANSCAATAAAAGSIQTAADASVSSRGAKKLEVAIVGCGRMGQYFAEVYRRLPNTELTAIAEWNDERRPVVGERFNVDRLYKDVNTMLADYVPDIVAVITPTKFMKEAVVKSAEAGVKGVSTDKPIAARLSDADAMVDACRHNNVIFAGGNLQRAKWNVQQAAQKLHSGELGTIQGAAVHGWGGEISGGGCQHISVLRLLAGAEIDEVIAWGSPPEALKADKDDSGLNINGRFRLSTGIDCQVFGLEQKYGERRNRSGVDVWTEDAMVSWSWNSPRIFKGRDANGVRKEIDPEYTPFPWPEILNAPPLRAGDNYLVASIQSFVKAVETNNENELFVSGHDLRQALEVAIAAKQSAMLGSQAVSLPLKDRSLTLMPRPYRWLGGDAVGKPQSDENAAGNSDS; translated from the coding sequence ATGGACAGACGAACATTCCTGGCGAACAGCTGTGCGGCAACGGCGGCAGCCGCGGGGTCAATTCAGACAGCTGCTGACGCATCGGTGAGTTCCCGTGGTGCAAAGAAACTTGAAGTGGCTATTGTCGGTTGCGGCCGGATGGGGCAGTACTTCGCCGAGGTCTATCGACGGCTTCCCAATACGGAACTGACCGCCATCGCCGAGTGGAATGACGAGCGTCGCCCCGTCGTCGGCGAACGCTTCAACGTAGACCGGCTGTATAAAGACGTCAATACAATGCTGGCCGACTACGTGCCGGATATCGTCGCCGTGATCACACCGACCAAATTCATGAAAGAAGCCGTGGTGAAGAGCGCCGAGGCCGGGGTAAAAGGTGTGTCAACGGATAAACCGATTGCCGCACGGCTGTCTGACGCAGATGCGATGGTCGATGCCTGCAGACATAATAATGTTATTTTTGCCGGTGGGAATCTGCAGCGAGCCAAATGGAATGTGCAACAGGCGGCCCAAAAGCTTCACTCCGGCGAACTGGGAACGATTCAGGGCGCCGCAGTTCACGGTTGGGGAGGGGAAATATCCGGAGGCGGATGCCAGCATATCTCTGTACTGAGACTTCTTGCCGGCGCAGAAATTGATGAAGTGATTGCCTGGGGAAGCCCACCGGAAGCGCTCAAGGCCGACAAAGACGACAGTGGTTTGAACATCAATGGACGTTTCCGACTCAGCACCGGTATCGACTGCCAGGTATTTGGTCTGGAACAAAAGTACGGCGAACGGCGAAATCGCAGTGGAGTGGACGTGTGGACCGAAGATGCGATGGTCAGCTGGAGCTGGAATTCTCCGCGGATTTTTAAAGGGCGCGATGCCAATGGTGTACGCAAGGAGATCGATCCCGAATACACGCCCTTCCCGTGGCCTGAAATACTCAATGCTCCACCGCTGCGAGCCGGGGACAACTATCTGGTTGCCTCAATTCAATCCTTTGTGAAAGCGGTGGAAACTAATAACGAAAACGAATTGTTTGTTTCCGGACATGATTTGCGTCAGGCGCTGGAAGTTGCCATCGCTGCGAAACAATCTGCCATGCTGGGCAGTCAGGCCGTCAGCTTACCACTGAAGGATCGCTCTCTGACGCTGATGCCTCGCCCCTATCGCTGGCTTGGCGGTGACGCTGTCGGCAAACCGCAAAGTGACGAAAACGCGGCAGGCAACAGTGATTCCTGA
- a CDS encoding cytochrome P450 → MAATLTTDPDYQAFCEERLQNPYPLLQRLREEDPVHWCEPMNLWLVTRYDDVFAGLRDPRLSSNRMKMYTQALENQQRQQVQPLLDHLSHWIILLDAPDHTRLRRLINQAFSPQMLKALRPRIEKQAAERLAHAAQGGKMDFHRDYCYPFPADVICEMMGIPSAHRNSYLEWSEGVMNFSTRGGPRLRGYAESANQALANLRIMFDELTAERRRVPQNDLLSALVAAEDQGDRLTHDELLALCVFLFIAGHETTTNVIANGMIGFFDNPEQFEKLKADIDGKVDGAVEEMLRYDNSVTRGVRQAKENITIRDTAIAAGDTVVLVLLSANRDPEQFPDPDRFDIERAPNKHVSFGWGPHFCIGGPLARIEMEITLREIVKQVPNIRRAGDRLHRRETMGVRALTELPVYC, encoded by the coding sequence ATGGCTGCCACACTGACAACTGATCCGGACTACCAGGCGTTCTGTGAAGAACGTCTGCAGAATCCGTACCCTTTGCTGCAACGACTGCGGGAAGAGGATCCGGTGCACTGGTGCGAGCCAATGAACCTGTGGCTGGTGACGCGGTATGACGACGTGTTCGCCGGTCTGCGCGATCCGCGGCTCTCGTCCAACCGCATGAAAATGTACACTCAGGCTCTGGAGAACCAGCAGCGCCAGCAGGTCCAGCCGCTGCTGGATCACCTGTCCCACTGGATCATCCTGCTGGACGCTCCCGACCACACACGATTGCGGCGGCTGATCAACCAGGCCTTTTCCCCTCAGATGCTGAAGGCACTTCGTCCACGGATCGAAAAGCAGGCCGCTGAACGACTGGCTCATGCAGCCCAGGGCGGAAAAATGGATTTTCACCGGGACTACTGCTATCCGTTTCCGGCTGACGTGATCTGTGAGATGATGGGCATCCCGTCGGCACATCGCAATTCCTACCTTGAATGGTCGGAAGGCGTGATGAATTTTTCGACTCGAGGTGGCCCCAGACTCCGCGGCTATGCCGAATCGGCAAATCAGGCGCTGGCAAACCTTAGGATCATGTTCGACGAACTGACGGCCGAACGCCGGCGTGTTCCACAAAACGATTTACTCAGCGCTCTGGTGGCTGCGGAAGACCAGGGCGATCGGCTGACACACGACGAGTTACTGGCACTGTGCGTCTTTCTGTTTATCGCCGGTCACGAAACCACCACCAACGTCATCGCTAACGGGATGATCGGATTTTTCGACAACCCCGAGCAATTTGAAAAACTCAAAGCTGACATTGACGGTAAAGTCGATGGGGCGGTCGAAGAAATGCTGCGGTACGATAATTCTGTCACGCGCGGCGTCCGCCAGGCAAAGGAGAACATTACGATTCGCGACACGGCGATCGCAGCCGGTGACACGGTGGTACTGGTCCTGCTGTCGGCCAACCGCGATCCGGAGCAATTTCCCGACCCGGACCGATTTGATATCGAACGCGCACCCAACAAACACGTCAGTTTTGGCTGGGGCCCGCACTTTTGCATTGGCGGCCCCCTGGCACGAATCGAAATGGAAATCACGCTTCGTGAGATCGTAAAACAGGTTCCTAATATACGTCGGGCCGGCGACCGTCTTCACCGCCGCGAAACCATGGGCGTGCGGGCACTGACTGAACTACCGGTCTACTGTTGA
- a CDS encoding FAD-binding oxidoreductase, which translates to MILRRDFVKGGLAACVAGPMWTDVTAVAGSEDTNTETDSNQRKFPHQAEVVRIEQLNHNIKRIRLKPTQPESFEFAAGQYVLLKPPADYINEFNARYGTTHQSVYRPYSFASSPSNQSQFDVIIKHYDSPPDKDVPPGVVSTFVHQHLSVGDMVALSNPGGRLNSRNEFDRPVLLIAGGVGISPFVCLLNYWFENKVNEQQDIYLFLGVRSRRDLILHEQFTEWSKTKTGFHYVPALSHPQETDAWQGKTGYINTVLDEHFTEPFKAEAYMAGPPIMIKFTREVLAGKGIERNRMHRDPIRVR; encoded by the coding sequence GTGATTCTTCGACGTGATTTTGTGAAGGGTGGTCTGGCAGCATGTGTTGCCGGACCGATGTGGACTGACGTCACTGCGGTCGCTGGTTCTGAGGATACGAATACAGAAACAGATTCGAATCAACGCAAATTTCCACATCAGGCCGAAGTGGTCCGTATCGAACAACTGAACCACAACATCAAAAGGATCCGCCTAAAGCCAACGCAGCCGGAATCGTTCGAGTTTGCAGCCGGGCAATACGTGTTACTCAAACCACCGGCCGATTACATCAATGAATTCAACGCTCGTTACGGTACGACCCATCAGTCCGTGTATCGCCCCTATTCTTTCGCCTCAAGTCCTTCCAATCAGTCCCAGTTTGATGTCATTATCAAGCACTACGATTCTCCACCCGACAAAGATGTTCCTCCCGGAGTTGTCTCCACGTTCGTTCACCAACATCTGTCGGTTGGTGACATGGTGGCGCTCAGCAACCCCGGCGGAAGACTTAATTCCCGCAACGAATTCGATCGTCCGGTTCTGTTGATCGCCGGAGGCGTTGGAATTTCTCCGTTCGTGTGTCTGCTGAATTACTGGTTCGAAAACAAAGTCAACGAGCAGCAGGATATTTACCTGTTTCTGGGCGTGCGCAGCCGGAGAGATCTGATTCTGCATGAACAGTTTACCGAATGGAGTAAGACCAAAACCGGGTTTCACTATGTCCCGGCCCTGTCGCATCCGCAGGAAACTGATGCCTGGCAGGGAAAGACAGGATATATCAACACCGTACTGGACGAGCATTTTACCGAACCATTCAAGGCAGAAGCCTACATGGCCGGACCTCCCATCATGATCAAATTCACTCGTGAGGTTCTAGCCGGCAAAGGTATCGAGCGCAACAGAATGCATCGCGATCCCATTCGAGTGAGATAA